From a region of the Castanea sativa cultivar Marrone di Chiusa Pesio chromosome 10, ASM4071231v1 genome:
- the LOC142613910 gene encoding peroxidase 20, with the protein MDLMRLFMVALILVLCGTETLSGDGTLVLDYYKETCPSLEEIVRLNVEIAVVKEPRMAASLLRLHFHDCFVLGCDASVLLDNNGDIISEKQAVPNLNSLRGFEVIDKIKYNLEEACPYTVSCADIIAIAARDAVVSRGGPGWDVLLGRRDSLKASFSGANQFIPAPNSSLETLISSFKEHGLDVGDLVALSGSHTVGKARCVSFRQRVYDISAEEHYDPYKRYTTFRRILRSICPKSGRDNELAPLDFTTPARFDNHYYINLLQGNGLLGSDNVLVTEDHEALIREQVWTYAANQELFFEAFAISMVKMGNINVLTGNEGEIRRKCRFVNS; encoded by the exons ATGGACCTCATGAGACTATTCATGGTTGCCcttattttggttttgtgtgGCACTGAAACCTTGAGTGGTGATGGGACACTTGTTCTTGACTACTACAAAGAAACGTGCCCATCGTTGGAAGAGATAGTGAGACTCAATGTCGAGATTGCTGTGGTTAAAGAACCTCGAATGGCTGCCTCGCTGCTTCGCTTACATTTCCATGATTGTTTTGTCTTG GGGTGTGATGCTTCAGTTCTATTGGACAATAATGGGGACATAATCAGTGAAAAGCAAGCTGTGCCTAACCTAAACTCGCTTCGTGGATTCGAGGTTATTGATAAGATAAAGTATAATTTGGAAGAGGCTTGCCCTTATACAGTTTCTTGCGCTGATATTATAGCCATTGCTGCACGTGATGCTGTAGTATCG AGAGGTGGGCCAGGATGGGATGTATTGCTAGGCAGGAGAGATTCACTGAAAGCAAGCTTCAGTGGCGCCAACCAGTTCATCCCTGCTCCAAATTCCTCTCTAGAGACTCTTATTTCCAGTTTTAAAGAACATGGCCTTGACGTGGGGGACTTGGTTGCTCTATCAG GTAGCCATACGGTGGGAAAGGCAAGGTGTGTAAGCTTCAGGCAAAGGGTGTATGATATTAGTGCCGAAGAACACTATGATCCTTACAAGAGATATACAACCTTTCGAAGAATCCTACGGTCCATTTGCCCCAAATCAGGAAGGGACAATGAGCTTGCACCACTTGATTTTACAACCCCAGCTAGATTTGATAACCACTACTACATTAACCTCCTCCAAGGAAATGGTTTGTTGGGTTCCGATAATGTGTTGGTCACTGAAGATCATGAGGCGTTGATAAGAGAGCAGGTGTGGACTTATGCCGCTAATCAAGAGCTTTTCTTTGAGGCATTTGCGATTTCTATGGTCAAGATGGGGAACATCAACGTACTCACTGGAAATGAAGGAGAAATTAGGAGGAAGTGTAGGTTTGTCAACTCCTAG